In the genome of Geotrypetes seraphini chromosome 16, aGeoSer1.1, whole genome shotgun sequence, one region contains:
- the LOC117349546 gene encoding macrophage mannose receptor 1-like isoform X1 — protein sequence MDSLNIYENVDITEQQQAQTILKKRQHPSTQSDVCHKEKPTQNTDPAESRSTAKKLPCPDQTPQCRHRLLLLLSGLLVALLLLFLALFTVGFVKYSAIKEELQQAQLQNQLLRNSDSAIKEELQQAQLQNQLLRNSVSSPFLIYNEDHNRCVAVEHPDAVKTMPCDPHNSTQQFQWLSKGRLLHVALKLCLGVLDKSSWQALQLHPCKAGSDLQQWECQDDKLFAMKGSELYFNYGNNERDVVILYNGTGPWSRWVIYGSRDDLCSWSCDVCLPCRKGWSFYQGHCYYFSRSSVTWEDANKSCVSQESNLLIIDSQKEQVYIQEKLDDRGFWIGLTRGEEWKWLDGSSILPSTSSWGLKQPDNKEDEKCVSMIDFGKWHDYPCEHQFYWICEKVA from the exons ctcaAAGTGACGTTTGTCATAAAGAGAAACCCACCCAAAATACAGACCCTGCAGAGAGCAGAAGCACTGCTAAGAAGCTTCCTTGTCCAG ACCAGACACCCCAATGCAGACACAGGCTCCTACTACTTCTCTCTGGGTTACTGGTGGCGTTGCTGCTCCTGTTCCTGGCTCTCTTCACTGTGGGCTTTGTAAAAT ACTCAGCGATAAAGGAAGAATTACAACAAGCTCAGCTACAGAATCAGCTACTCAGAAATTCTG ACTCAGCGATAAAGGAAGAATTACAACAAGCTCAGCTACAGAATCAGCTACTCAGAAATTCTG TCTCCAGCCCCTTCCTGATCTACAATGAAGATCACAACCGTTGTGTGGCAGTGGAGCATCCTGATGCCGTGAAAACTATGCCCTGCGACCCTCATAACTCAACTCAGCAGTTCCAGTGGCTGTCCAAAGGTCGGCTACTGCATGTGGCCCTAAAGCTGTGCCTGGGGGTGCTGGATAAATCTAGCTGGCAGGCTCTGCAGCTCCACCCCTGCAAGGCTGGGAGTGATCTCCAGCAGTGGGAGTGCCAGGATGACAAGCTCTTTGCCATGAAAGGGTCCGAATTGTACTTCAACTATGGGAACAATGAGAGAGATGTTGTCATTCTGTACAATGGCACTGGGCCCTGGAGCCGCTGGGTTATCTACGGAAGCCGGGATGACCTCTGCTCCTGGTCTTGTGATG TATGTCTACCCTGCCGTAAGGGATGGAGCTTCTACCAAGGGCACTGTTACTACTTTTCACGGTCTTCTGTCACTTGGGAAGATGCCAACAAGTCTTGTGTCTCCCAAGAGTCCAACCTCCTCATCATTGACAGCCAAAAGGAACAG GTCTACATTCAAGAAAAACTAGATGATCGAGGTTTCTGGATTGGTCTTACCAGGGGGGAGGAATGGAAGTGGTTGGACGGATCCTCCATATTACCCAGTACCAG TTCCTGGGGACTTAAACAGCCTGACAATAAAGAAGACGAGAAATGTGTTAGCATGATTGACTTTGGAAAGTGGCACGATTACCCGTGTGAACATCAGTTTTACTGGATCTGTGAGAAAGTGGCTTAA
- the LOC117349546 gene encoding macrophage mannose receptor 1-like isoform X2 produces MDSLNIYENVDITEQQQAQTILKKRQHPSTQSDVCHKEKPTQNTDPAESRSTAKKLPCPDQTPQCRHRLLLLLSGLLVALLLLFLALFTVGFVKYSAIKEELQQAQLQNQLLRNSVSSPFLIYNEDHNRCVAVEHPDAVKTMPCDPHNSTQQFQWLSKGRLLHVALKLCLGVLDKSSWQALQLHPCKAGSDLQQWECQDDKLFAMKGSELYFNYGNNERDVVILYNGTGPWSRWVIYGSRDDLCSWSCDVCLPCRKGWSFYQGHCYYFSRSSVTWEDANKSCVSQESNLLIIDSQKEQVYIQEKLDDRGFWIGLTRGEEWKWLDGSSILPSTSSWGLKQPDNKEDEKCVSMIDFGKWHDYPCEHQFYWICEKVA; encoded by the exons ctcaAAGTGACGTTTGTCATAAAGAGAAACCCACCCAAAATACAGACCCTGCAGAGAGCAGAAGCACTGCTAAGAAGCTTCCTTGTCCAG ACCAGACACCCCAATGCAGACACAGGCTCCTACTACTTCTCTCTGGGTTACTGGTGGCGTTGCTGCTCCTGTTCCTGGCTCTCTTCACTGTGGGCTTTGTAAAAT ACTCAGCGATAAAGGAAGAATTACAACAAGCTCAGCTACAGAATCAGCTACTCAGAAATTCTG TCTCCAGCCCCTTCCTGATCTACAATGAAGATCACAACCGTTGTGTGGCAGTGGAGCATCCTGATGCCGTGAAAACTATGCCCTGCGACCCTCATAACTCAACTCAGCAGTTCCAGTGGCTGTCCAAAGGTCGGCTACTGCATGTGGCCCTAAAGCTGTGCCTGGGGGTGCTGGATAAATCTAGCTGGCAGGCTCTGCAGCTCCACCCCTGCAAGGCTGGGAGTGATCTCCAGCAGTGGGAGTGCCAGGATGACAAGCTCTTTGCCATGAAAGGGTCCGAATTGTACTTCAACTATGGGAACAATGAGAGAGATGTTGTCATTCTGTACAATGGCACTGGGCCCTGGAGCCGCTGGGTTATCTACGGAAGCCGGGATGACCTCTGCTCCTGGTCTTGTGATG TATGTCTACCCTGCCGTAAGGGATGGAGCTTCTACCAAGGGCACTGTTACTACTTTTCACGGTCTTCTGTCACTTGGGAAGATGCCAACAAGTCTTGTGTCTCCCAAGAGTCCAACCTCCTCATCATTGACAGCCAAAAGGAACAG GTCTACATTCAAGAAAAACTAGATGATCGAGGTTTCTGGATTGGTCTTACCAGGGGGGAGGAATGGAAGTGGTTGGACGGATCCTCCATATTACCCAGTACCAG TTCCTGGGGACTTAAACAGCCTGACAATAAAGAAGACGAGAAATGTGTTAGCATGATTGACTTTGGAAAGTGGCACGATTACCCGTGTGAACATCAGTTTTACTGGATCTGTGAGAAAGTGGCTTAA